The proteins below come from a single Mercenaria mercenaria strain notata chromosome 3, MADL_Memer_1, whole genome shotgun sequence genomic window:
- the LOC128555475 gene encoding uncharacterized protein LOC128555475 isoform X2, giving the protein MTPPLATRHNSVSLRSPASSPNLSVRSVISSPPTIKIEDSVLEFTDSASDTDLPINESDSSSSSNQNKLFQLPPVNTWVPKGESLFTSILDSRSPQVYRRTTPTGKTASYPPSPQNGIQGSRVSWPQVSQAQPLELDTNVSDSVAVDSSKHGQVTKSPKLLTKCTSFDLERSKPFPSRSSMTSPMLLRKHISAEESDTVPGTLDQDSKEVSRHSEIYEIKHDSEKIEEDDENGTVRNAEDVPQCESVANTSHHDTTVEAIAGDSAVKYLVMSTADEFDASRINESLEDPSIPETDIVDDYYIGSTTLETQDLVVTDVTEQSASSKTVKKSKGKILSSDKDKGAKLKKSKTSDINGHLEGKNSPKSDKKTKNLKKGSNQPIDESSSRAISKSSSKDRSSEKSRSKTPVSTMRSALLTSAAKLKSIGKKNPVTLLSYKSHSISIPDHSRKAYRPSSVSERGQSARSKTSKIHQTESSPTVLVTSHEVRHMSDDDCKEILNKPRSVTPPLNKSTLSKRQKASERPPVLLSVQGLRKSSVGKSAEQTVVKTKPTSVSEDNQKTEKSASSIKSSSGKQVKSSQAKSSPSAKQVKLEKHSQSSHSSVAPRPVKDSPVSQSSKTSSKTGLSTTKEDRSKVRQSTKRGSISSVNSDSSKHTDHFRDCCHGRRKTDKK; this is encoded by the coding sequence ATGACTCCGCCCCTTGCAACAAGGCACAACTCTGTGTCTCTCCGATCTCCAGCAAGTTCTCCGAACCTCTCAGTAAGATCTGTTATATCTTCCCCGCCAACTATAAAGATAGAAGACTCCGTCCTTGAATTCACCGACAGTGCCTCTGATACAGATCTACCCATCAATGAATCCGACTCCAGCTCATCATCCAATCAGAATAAATTGTTCCAACTTCCTCCTGTAAATACCTGGGTACCTAAAGGAGAAAGTTTGTTCACAAGCATTTTAGACTCAAGGTCCCCACAGGTTTATAGAAGAACAACACCCACTGGTAAAACTGCCTCTTACCCACCGTCCCCTCAAAATGGTATTCAGGGCTCTAGAGTATCTTGGCCCCAGGTCTCGCAAGCACAACCTTTAGAACTTGATACCAATGTCTCAGATAGTGTAGCTGTTGATAGTTCAAAACATGGGCAGGTTACAAAATCACCAAAACTTCTTACAAAATGCACAAGTTTTGATCTAGAAAGGTCTAAACCATTTCCATCAAGGTCAAGTATGACTTCACCTATGCTTCTAAGGAAACATATAAGTGCGGAAGAATCTGATACTGTCCCAGGTACTTTAGATCAAGATTCTAAAGAAGTGTCTAGACAttcagaaatatatgaaataaagcatGACTCGGAAAAGATTGAAGAAGATGATGAAAATGGCACTGTTAGAAATGCTGAGGATGTCCCTCAGTGTGAAAGTGTAGCAAATACAAGTCATCATGATACAACTGTTGAAGCCATTGCTGGTGATAGTGCAGTAAAATATCTAGTTATGAGTACAGCAGATGAATTTGATGCATCAAGAATAAATGAATCTCTAGAAGATCCATCTATTCCAGAGACAGATATAGTAGATGATTATTATATAGGAAGTACGACTTTAGAAACACAGGATTTAGTCGTTACAGATGTCACAGAACAATCTGCAAGtagtaaaactgttaaaaaatcaaaagGGAAAATCTTGTCATCTGATAAAGATAAGGGAGCAAAGTTGAAGAAATCGAAAACAAGTGACATTAATGGGCATTTAGAGGGGAAGAATTCCCCAAAGTCTGACAAGAAGACTAAAAATTTGAAGAAGGGATCAAACCAACCTATTGATGAAAGTAGTTCCAGAGCAATAAGTAAATCGTCTTCGAAAGATCGTTCTTCTGAGAAGTCAAGGTCAAAGACTCCAGTTTCTACAATGAGGTCTGCATTACTTACATCTGCTGCAAAACTGAAATCTATCGGGAAGAAAAATCCTGTCACTTTATTGAGTTACAAGTCACATTCAATCAGTATTCCAGATCATAGTAGAAAAGCTTACAGACCAAGTTCTGTCTCAGAACGTGGTCAATCAGCAAGAtcaaaaacatcaaaaattcatCAGACCGAATCTAGTCCAACTGTCCTTGTTACTTCACATGAAGTACGACATATGTCGGACGATGATTGTAAAGAAATCTTGAATAAACCAAGGTCAGTAACGCCACCATTAAACAAATCAACTTTGAGTAAAAGACAGAAGGCTTCAGAAAGACCTCCGGTACTTCTGTCAGTCCAAGGGTTAAGGAAATCTTCGGTAGGTAAGTCTGCAGAGCAGACTGTTGTCAAGACAAAGCCAACTTCAGTATCAGAAGACAACCAAAAGACAGAAAAATCTGCATCAAGTATTAAGTCATCCAGTGGCAAGCAAGTGAAGAGCTCACAGGCCAAATCTAGTCCATCGGCAAAACAAGTTAAACTAGAAAAACATAGTCAAAGCAGTCATTCTTCTGTGGCACCTAGACCAGTAAAAGATTCACCTGTATCACAGAGTAGTAAGACCTCAAGTAAAACAGGATTGTCCACCACAAAAGAggacaggtcaaaggtcagacaAAGTACTAAAAGGGGCAGTATCAGTTCTGTGAACTCTGATTCTTCCAAACATACAGACCATTTCCGTGACTGTTGTCATGGTAGAAGAAAAACTGATAAAAAGTAA
- the LOC128555475 gene encoding uncharacterized protein LOC128555475 isoform X1, producing MFAKLISQKQGEDILLPGSANFDKKESSSGRAISDGSGGGAITKKAWDQRYMTPPLATRHNSVSLRSPASSPNLSVRSVISSPPTIKIEDSVLEFTDSASDTDLPINESDSSSSSNQNKLFQLPPVNTWVPKGESLFTSILDSRSPQVYRRTTPTGKTASYPPSPQNGIQGSRVSWPQVSQAQPLELDTNVSDSVAVDSSKHGQVTKSPKLLTKCTSFDLERSKPFPSRSSMTSPMLLRKHISAEESDTVPGTLDQDSKEVSRHSEIYEIKHDSEKIEEDDENGTVRNAEDVPQCESVANTSHHDTTVEAIAGDSAVKYLVMSTADEFDASRINESLEDPSIPETDIVDDYYIGSTTLETQDLVVTDVTEQSASSKTVKKSKGKILSSDKDKGAKLKKSKTSDINGHLEGKNSPKSDKKTKNLKKGSNQPIDESSSRAISKSSSKDRSSEKSRSKTPVSTMRSALLTSAAKLKSIGKKNPVTLLSYKSHSISIPDHSRKAYRPSSVSERGQSARSKTSKIHQTESSPTVLVTSHEVRHMSDDDCKEILNKPRSVTPPLNKSTLSKRQKASERPPVLLSVQGLRKSSVGKSAEQTVVKTKPTSVSEDNQKTEKSASSIKSSSGKQVKSSQAKSSPSAKQVKLEKHSQSSHSSVAPRPVKDSPVSQSSKTSSKTGLSTTKEDRSKVRQSTKRGSISSVNSDSSKHTDHFRDCCHGRRKTDKK from the exons ATGTTTGCTAAATTGATTTCACAGAAACAAGGTGAAGATATTTTACTGCCAGGCTCGGCCAATTTTGATAAGAAAGAGTCCTCAAGTGGTCGAGCAATTTCAGATG GATCTGGAGGTGGAGCTATAACGAAGAAGGCATGGGATCAGCGTTACATGACTCCGCCCCTTGCAACAAGGCACAACTCTGTGTCTCTCCGATCTCCAGCAAGTTCTCCGAACCTCTCAGTAAGATCTGTTATATCTTCCCCGCCAACTATAAAGATAGAAGACTCCGTCCTTGAATTCACCGACAGTGCCTCTGATACAGATCTACCCATCAATGAATCCGACTCCAGCTCATCATCCAATCAGAATAAATTGTTCCAACTTCCTCCTGTAAATACCTGGGTACCTAAAGGAGAAAGTTTGTTCACAAGCATTTTAGACTCAAGGTCCCCACAGGTTTATAGAAGAACAACACCCACTGGTAAAACTGCCTCTTACCCACCGTCCCCTCAAAATGGTATTCAGGGCTCTAGAGTATCTTGGCCCCAGGTCTCGCAAGCACAACCTTTAGAACTTGATACCAATGTCTCAGATAGTGTAGCTGTTGATAGTTCAAAACATGGGCAGGTTACAAAATCACCAAAACTTCTTACAAAATGCACAAGTTTTGATCTAGAAAGGTCTAAACCATTTCCATCAAGGTCAAGTATGACTTCACCTATGCTTCTAAGGAAACATATAAGTGCGGAAGAATCTGATACTGTCCCAGGTACTTTAGATCAAGATTCTAAAGAAGTGTCTAGACAttcagaaatatatgaaataaagcatGACTCGGAAAAGATTGAAGAAGATGATGAAAATGGCACTGTTAGAAATGCTGAGGATGTCCCTCAGTGTGAAAGTGTAGCAAATACAAGTCATCATGATACAACTGTTGAAGCCATTGCTGGTGATAGTGCAGTAAAATATCTAGTTATGAGTACAGCAGATGAATTTGATGCATCAAGAATAAATGAATCTCTAGAAGATCCATCTATTCCAGAGACAGATATAGTAGATGATTATTATATAGGAAGTACGACTTTAGAAACACAGGATTTAGTCGTTACAGATGTCACAGAACAATCTGCAAGtagtaaaactgttaaaaaatcaaaagGGAAAATCTTGTCATCTGATAAAGATAAGGGAGCAAAGTTGAAGAAATCGAAAACAAGTGACATTAATGGGCATTTAGAGGGGAAGAATTCCCCAAAGTCTGACAAGAAGACTAAAAATTTGAAGAAGGGATCAAACCAACCTATTGATGAAAGTAGTTCCAGAGCAATAAGTAAATCGTCTTCGAAAGATCGTTCTTCTGAGAAGTCAAGGTCAAAGACTCCAGTTTCTACAATGAGGTCTGCATTACTTACATCTGCTGCAAAACTGAAATCTATCGGGAAGAAAAATCCTGTCACTTTATTGAGTTACAAGTCACATTCAATCAGTATTCCAGATCATAGTAGAAAAGCTTACAGACCAAGTTCTGTCTCAGAACGTGGTCAATCAGCAAGAtcaaaaacatcaaaaattcatCAGACCGAATCTAGTCCAACTGTCCTTGTTACTTCACATGAAGTACGACATATGTCGGACGATGATTGTAAAGAAATCTTGAATAAACCAAGGTCAGTAACGCCACCATTAAACAAATCAACTTTGAGTAAAAGACAGAAGGCTTCAGAAAGACCTCCGGTACTTCTGTCAGTCCAAGGGTTAAGGAAATCTTCGGTAGGTAAGTCTGCAGAGCAGACTGTTGTCAAGACAAAGCCAACTTCAGTATCAGAAGACAACCAAAAGACAGAAAAATCTGCATCAAGTATTAAGTCATCCAGTGGCAAGCAAGTGAAGAGCTCACAGGCCAAATCTAGTCCATCGGCAAAACAAGTTAAACTAGAAAAACATAGTCAAAGCAGTCATTCTTCTGTGGCACCTAGACCAGTAAAAGATTCACCTGTATCACAGAGTAGTAAGACCTCAAGTAAAACAGGATTGTCCACCACAAAAGAggacaggtcaaaggtcagacaAAGTACTAAAAGGGGCAGTATCAGTTCTGTGAACTCTGATTCTTCCAAACATACAGACCATTTCCGTGACTGTTGTCATGGTAGAAGAAAAACTGATAAAAAGTAA